The following proteins come from a genomic window of Lolium rigidum isolate FL_2022 chromosome 5, APGP_CSIRO_Lrig_0.1, whole genome shotgun sequence:
- the LOC124655864 gene encoding uncharacterized protein LOC124655864, with the protein MARTAASRRRRPRGDDRISALSDDLLFLVLGRLDIRTAVGTAALSRRWACLRRELPVLDFSVDAMLPPRYHRWVQLHDQVGKASFPYDRTQVSRELMPNIRRYEHRAMRALTRSVESFLDSAASAVRRRKISRLRLEFFVTPSPSTACMNQLIAEAIDACGVDDLHVVAKPIFWRRGVHNFASHGLCKEPSASRLQSLKLGGCVLPPLHEYSALTTLILQDIPESTPEAAYQGVFTLCQQLQVLHLISCQCSGKVISVDAPMSKIRELVVDKCRFRRFRLRALPNLESLAFLGPRVYLESASFPRLRNFNLTSCLGVTMRGFREYLKENLKIDHESLLEYMPDITHLILRISGPDRWVVPSRSPSTLLPNLRRCLIADVPSSWDVSWARLLIETAPALEVLHIHIATCIEEPGDEIRWKPTIRRHHHLEEFIMVGYEGTGRQVYLVNFVMRVCTVLRHVSIFKNGHARNKGHWDWELVTQQHSWTDEEKDSTLMHIMDGVSLSVDPVQLAFG; encoded by the coding sequence ATGGCCAGGACCGCGGCGAGTCGCCGGCGCCGTCCGCGCGGCGACGACCGGATCAGCGCCCTCTCCGACGATCTCCTCTTTTTGGTCCTTGGCCGCCTCGACATCCGGACGGCGGTCGGCACCGCGGCGCTCTCCAGGCGTTGGGCTTGCCTCCGCCGTGAGCTCCCCGTCCTCGACTTCAGTGTGGACGCCATGCTCCCGCCGCGCTACCACCGTTGGGTCCAGCTCCACGACCAGGTCGGGAAGGCTAGTTTTCCGTACGACAGGACTCAAGTGTCACGAGAGCTCATGCCTAACATCAGGAGGTACGAGCACCGCGCCATGCGCGCCTTGACCAGGTCAGTCGAGAGCTTCCTGGACTCTGCTGCATCCGCCGTCCGCCGCAGGAAGATCAGTAGGCTGAGGCTCGAGTTCTTTGTCACCCCATCCCCAAGCACCGCCTGCATGAATCAGCTCATCGCCGAGGCCATCGATGCTTGTGGGGTGGATGACCTCCACGTTGTTGCTAAGCCAATTTTCTGGCGACGCGGAGTCCACAACTTTGCCAGCCATGGCCTTTGTAAGGAGCCCAGCGCGTCACGCCTGCAAAGCCTCAAGCTTGGAGGCTGCGTGCTCCCGCCGCTGCACGAGTACAGCGCGCTCACTACGCTGATCCTGCAAGACATACCGGAATCGACGCCCGAGGCAGCCTACCAGGGCGTCTTCACCTTGTGCCAGCAGCTGCAGGTTCTGCATCTCATCTCCTGCCAGTGCAGCGGCAAGGTCATATCCGTGGACGCCCCCATGTCAAAAATCCGGGAGCTTGTTGTGGACAAGTGCAGATTCAGACGGTTCCGTCTAAGGGCTCTTCCAAATCTCGAGAGCCTAGCCTTCCTGGGACCTAGAGTGTACCTCGAGTCTGCCTCATTTCCCCGTCTCAGGAACTTTAACCTCACGTCTTGCCTCGGTGTGACAATGCGAGGATTTCGCGAATACTTGAAGGAAAACTTGAAGATAGATCATGAGTCGCTTCTTGAATACATGCCAGACATAACACATCTGATTCTCAGGATCAGTGGACCTGACAGATGGGTTGTGCCGTCTAGATCCCCGTCCACATTgttgcctaacctgaggcggtgtCTGATCGCCGATGTGCCTTCGTCCTGGGATGTCTCATGGGCCCGCCTCCTGATCGAGACGGCGCCTGCTCTGGAGGTCCTCCACATCCACATTGCAACTTGCATAGAAGAGCCCGGTGACGAGATACGCTGGAAACCAACCATTCGTCGGCACCATCACTTGGAGGAGTTTATTATGGTTGGTTATGAGGGAACAGGGAGGCAGGTTTACCTTGTCAATTTTGTCATGAGAGTATGCACAGTGTTGCGCCATGTCTCTATTTTCAAGAACGGGCATGCTCGGAACAAGGGGCACTGGGACTGGGAGTTGGTGACGCAGCAACACTCCTGGACTGACGAGGAGAAGGACAGCACACTGATGCACATCATGGACGGGGTTTCTTTGTCAGTTGATCCAGTTCAACTAGCTTTTGGCTGA